The following are encoded in a window of Fusarium oxysporum f. sp. lycopersici 4287 chromosome 5, whole genome shotgun sequence genomic DNA:
- a CDS encoding CMGC/CDK/CDK7 protein kinase: MALSPVVTHTVEATQPQSLGRAISSPLKNVTSQTSSSNGTPMPPVTSAPASTSIPTTLDLAEQMNDEEKRKYVKGKKLGEGTYAVVFLGHLRSKPTTLVAIKKIKVQKEYDEGMAPDAVRELKHLQELSHPNIISLLSVFSSKDQNLNLVLEYLPRGDLEMLIRDTESVRYGAADIKTWMGMLTRAVWFCHENFVLHRDIKPNNLLIAEDGEVKLADFGLARSFADPHQLMSSRVITRWYRPPELLFDAKHYSGAVDVWSVGTVFAELIMRAPYLPGNTDLDQVRLVCELVGTPTDDNWPGVTKLPGYAVPGQHPVRGKDWYEMRFGTVGSDGVDLLMKTLILDPKKRITARGMLEHPWWHSEPKPTRKQDLPRKGGAGADDKMGADLKRRPGVIDDDRGSKVARKLDFGGMK, from the exons atggcGCTCTCACCAGTCGTAACACACACCGTTGAAGCGACGCAACCGCAAAGCCTCGGGCGCGCAATCTCTTCGCCTCTAAAGAACGTCACTTCGCAaacatcttcctccaatGGAACGCCTATGCCTCCTGTCACTTCAGCGCCTGCGTCGACGAGTATTCCTACGACTCTCGATCTTGCAGAGCAGATGAacgatgaggagaagcgcAAATACGTCAAGG GCAAGAAGCTCGGTGAGGGTACATACGCCGTTGTCTTCCTAGGTCACTTGCGCTCGAAGCCCACCACTCTCGTcgccatcaagaagatcaaggtccAGAAGGAATACGATGAGGGCATGGCCCCCGACGCCGTCCGCGAGTTGAAGCACCTCCAGGAGCTCTCCCACCCAAACATCATCTCTCTCCTTTCCGTATTCTCCTCAAAAGATCAGAACCTCAACCTCGTCCTCGAGTACCTTCCCCGTGGCGATCTAGAAATGCTTATTCGCGATACCGAATCCGTGCGCTACGGTGCCGCTGATATCAAGACATGGATGGGCATGCTCACCCGTGCCGTCTGGTTCTGCCACGAAAACTTTGTTCTCCATCGTGATATCAAGCCAAACAACTTGTTGATCGCTGAGGACGGCGAAGTCAAGCTTGCTGATTTTGGTCTTGCGCGAAGCTTCGCTGATCCTCATCAACTCATGTCCTCGCGCGTTATCACCCGCTGGTATCGACCTCCTGAGTTGCTTTTCGACGCGAAGCATTACAGCGGTGCTGTTGATGTCTGGTCTGTTGGCACTGTGTTCGCTGAGCTCATTATGCGCGCGCCCTATCTTCCCGGTAACACAGACCTTGACCAAGTTCGACTTGTCTGTGAACTTGTCGGCACGCCCACCGATGATAACTGGCCTGGTGTCACGAAACTTCCAGGCTATGCTGTTCCTGGGCAACACCCGGTTCGTGGTAAGGACTGGTATGAGATGCGCTTCGGTACTGTTGGTTCTGACGGTGTGGACCTGCTAATGAAGACACTTATTCTCGACCCCAAGAAGCGCATCACTGCTCGTGGTATGCTTGAGCATCCATGGTGGCATTCTGAGCCTAAGCCTACTCGCAAGCAAGATCTGCCTCGAAAGGGTGGCGCAGGGGCTGATGACAAGATGGGCGCTGATCTAAAGCGAAGGCCAGGCgtgattgatgatgacaggGGCTCCAAAGTTGCACGCAAGCTTGATTTTGGCGGCATGAAATAG
- a CDS encoding hypothetical protein (At least one base has a quality score < 10), with the protein MYRSKTGAANRGSILSTLKATEMLDTKASLPAEILVTILDYLPVADQLRFARASHRMRDMVYDDTRWVSRLKSMDCWDEVEARRRFEEAVRRRRESANAAAKQAKGLASPTQSTGTTLFDASLEEAKNRAVADIRDGFETMAVGASTNPAEDPAAYLDVFKNARSIRGGARHEYGKIYGALAPFYFDLVKARSHADPIVFQAFRDPEKQAQMLANLKRFAHSDWSTGCQEREEKLSSMMGLFESAVLREFEQGYEFWDVDGRMHRYAHVLHTLDGATGGIDLFVHKHPIFNDDELLVVNAMDCLNQATQDENIILEPSRLFFEKLLTKVNEQASVMQRIFPNPEHVFWIFVEKVREDIIMEYSTPLFDEAHERSMEAYLKAVSGVFEQTMLFFQSLTPPEGSKRDVKEMAKELSLRVFEPHLDLYLQAELDFFTNHADTEVASWEKKLSEQDSSLESFYMSNINRSADKKDFLSSFKKVVMMPVTVLPSFPMGSPFATSKPASSRPTSTVPKELNGSGTLTPQPSRPETPSLALDGQRTPLPAQAPTDELAAKAAIMASKLEGIKSLFSIEVALNLVHAAKTSLGRASVFISLGGQAGGEAREQCATIFVVLLRILGQKHVKTGFDMAVDHLSHYNPREVNDHNKAGLGPLVTFIELGNVGLAKKKFEQMLDESVAAGLNKGIDVLMDEVEYLQGTTQPPTDYNPIDPSAATSSSAFGSGFGGSSSIVEKPAVPAAEPDIGPTATAKRIVELVSSHTKMLVGTTDKSMLDVFNGEVGLRLFTAICKHLKRQRISTEGAITLIADMNIYYEYIRTLRNPDLLAYFAALRELSQIFLIDPRHAREMATVIADGDRFGGIFRAEEVYEYAQRRADWYQVRKSVERAMYGLECVLM; encoded by the exons ATGTATAGGTCCAAAACGGGTGCTGCCAATCGTGGCAGCATCCTTAGCACCCTGAAGGCGACCGAGATGCTCGACACGAAAGCCAGTCTTCCAGCGG AGATACTGGTGACGATTCTCGATTATTTGCCAGTCGCCGATCAACTGCGCTTTGCCCGCGCATCACACCGCATGCGAGATATGGTATACGATGACACTAGATGGGTCTCAAGATTAAAGAGCATGGATTGTTGGGATGAAGTCGAGGCTCGTCGTCGATTCGAGGAGGCAGTGCGACGAAGACGAGAAAGTGCAAATGCAGCTGCAAAACAAGCCAAAGGGCTTGCAAGCCCCACGCAATCTACAGGAACAACACTATTCGATGCCTCATTAGAGGAGGCCAAGAATCGCGCCGTTGCAGATATTCGGGATGGTTTCGAGACGATGGCGGTGGGGGCTTCAACAAACCCCGCCGAAGACCCGGCAGCATATCTGGATGTCTTCAAAAACGCACGGAGCATTCGGGGTGGCGCGAGGCACGAGTACGGAAAGATATACGGCGCTTTGGCTCCATTCTACTTTGATTTGGTGAAGGCAAGGTCTCATGCGGACCCTATCGTCTTCCAAGCGTTTCGCGACCCGGAGAAACAAGCGCAAATGCTCGCAAACCTTAAGAGATTCGCCCATAGCGATTGGTCAACTGGATGCCAGGAGCGAGAGGAGAAGCTCTCATCAATGATGGGGTTATTCGAGAGTGCTGTTCTACGGGAGTTTGAGCAAGGATACGAATTCTGGGATGTTGACGGACGAATGCATCGCTACGCACATGTCCTGCACACACTTGATGGCGCCACTGGAGGGATAGATCTATTTGTGCATAAGCACCCCATATTCAACGATGATGAGTTATTGGTGGTGAACGCGATGGACTGTCTCAACCAAGCGACACAGGACGAAAACATCATACTCGAACCTTCACGGCTGTTCTTCGAAAAGCTGCTGACCAAAGTCAATGAGCAGGCCTCAGTGATGCAACGCATCTTCCCTAATCCTGAACATGTATTCTGGATATTTGTGGAAAAGGTCAGGGAGGATATTATCATGGAGTATTCAACACCACTGTTCGACGAGGCGCATGAACGTAGTATGGAAGCTTATTTGAAAGCCGTGTCTGGCGTTTTTGAGCAGACGATGCTTTTCTTTCAGTCTCTTACACCCCCTGAAGGGTCTAAGCGAGATGTTAAAGAGATGGCAAAGGAGCTTTCACTGCGCGTCTTCGAGCCGCATCTCGACTTATACCTCCAAGCTGAGCTAGACTTCTTCACAAATCATGCTGACACAGAAGTGGCAAGCTGGGAGAAGAAGCTTTCTGAGCAAGACTCGTCCCTGGAGTCGTTCTATATGTCAAACATCAATCGCTCAGCCGACAAGAAGGACTTTTTGAGCTCTTTCAAGAAGGTCGTTATGATGCCTGTTACTGTGCTACCGAGCTTTCCGATGGGATCTCCTTTCGCAACTAGCAAACCCGCATCATCGAGGCCTACATCAACAGTACCAAAGGAGCTGAATGGCTCTGGGACACTGACACCTCAGCCCTCGCGACCTGAGACGCCCAGTCTGGCACTTGATGGCCAGAGGACGCCATTACCTGCCCAGGCACCAACGGATGAGCTGGCAGCCAAGGCTGCAATCATGGCGTCGAAGCTTGAAGGCATCAAGTCGCTTTTCAGCATTGAGGTGGCGCTTAACCTGGTGCACGCTGCCAAAACCAGCCTGGGACGTGCTTCAGTTTTCATTAGTCTTGGTGGACAAGCTGGCGGAGAAGCTCGAGAGCAGTGTGCGACCATATTCGTGGTGTTGCTGCGTATCTTGGGGCAGAAGCATGTCAAGACGGGCTTTGATATGGCTGTCGACCATCTTTCGCACTATAACCCGCGAGAGGTTAACGATCATAACAAAGCGGGTCTGGGACCGCTTGTCACTTTTATCGAGCTTGGCAACGTCG GcctggccaagaagaagtttgagcAAATGCTCGACGAGAGTGTTGCGGCCGGCCTGAACAAGGGTATCGACGTCCTGATGGACGAGGTTGAGTATCTTCAGGGCACAACTCAACCACCCACAGACTACAACCCAATTGATCCCTCGGCGGCTACATCGTCCTCTGCTTTTGGCTCTGGATTTGGCGGCAGCTCTAGCATCGTCGAGAAGCCTGCAGTGCCTGCTGCAGAGCCTGATATTGGCCCCACTGCCACAGCAAAGCGTATTGTAGAGCTCGTCTCATCACACACAAAAATGCTTGTCGGTACAACAGATAAGTCGATGCTTGATGTATTCAACGGCGAGGTTGGTCTTCGTCTTTTCACAGCGATCTGCAAGCACCTCAAGCGACAACGTATCAGTACCGAGGGCGCGATTACTCTCATTGCTGATATGAACATCTATTATGAGTACATTCGGACGTTGCGCAACCCTGATCTGCTCGCATACTTTGCTGCTCTTCGTGAACTAAGCCAGATCTTCCTGATTGACCCTCGACATGCGCGTGAGATGGCCACAGTCATCGCAGATGGCGATCGTTTCGGCGGCATTTTCCGTGCTGAAGAAGTCTACGAGTATGCGCAGAGAAGGGCGGACTGGTATCAAGTCAGAAAAAGTGTCGAGAGAGCAATGTATGGGCTTGAGTGTGTGCTTATGTGA
- a CDS encoding aspartate kinase — MGGLSHSNSPSLGWVVQKFGGTSVGKFPDKIATDIVRASLSQNRVIVVCSARSTGKKAEGTTSRLLAVYGKLRGVGAAMCVDEEQQNELVEQARGLMLDICNDHVFAAEAYIQDPSLRGKLIQTIKDECQELVEYIVAAKRFNLEINSRAKDRVISFGEKLSCRFMAALLQDKGVESEYVDLCDSFHYDANERLDGKFYRTASKAFTRKIAACESRVPVVTGFFGNVPGSLIDGDIGRGYTDLCAALCAVGVKAEELQVWKEVDGIFSADPSKVPTARLLSSITPSEAAELTFYGSEVIHHLTMDQVIRAEPPIPIRIKNVKNPRGNGTIVVPDRILSASHQLTRDSPKPQAEHKKPKRPTAVTIKDHISVINVHSNKRSISHGFFARVFSILDTYSISVDLISTSEVHVSMAIHSSSQQVEAFGKATKELAECGDVSVLNDMAILSLVGAEMKNMVGIAGRMFSTLGEHNVNLEMISQGASEINISCVISARDATRAMNVLHTHLFTFLE, encoded by the exons ATGGGAGGTCTCTCGCATAGCAATTCGCCGTCTCTCGGCTGGGTCGTTCAAAAATTCGGCGGCACAAGCGTTGGCAAGTTTCCGGACAAG ATTGCTACAGATATTGTCAG AGCCAGCTTGTCTCAAAACAGAGTCATCGTCGTTTGCTCTGCCAGAAGCACGGGCAAGAAAGCTGAAGGAACCACCAGTCG ACTACTCGCCGTCTATGGCAAGCTCAGAGGTGTCGGCGCCGCCATGTGCGTCGATGAGGAGCAGCAGAATGAACTGGTTGAGCAAGCTCGTGGATTGATGCTTGATATCTGCAACGATCACGTctttgctgctgaggcttACATCCAAGATCCTTCTCTACGTGGAAAACTCATTCAGACAATCAAGGATGAGTGTCAAGAGCTGGTTGAGTATATCGTCGCTGCAAAGCGATTTAACCTTGAGATCAACTCAAGAGCAAAGGATCGTGTTATCAGCTTCGGTGAGAAACTGAGCTGTCGTTTTATGGCGGCTCTTTTGCAGGATAAG GGCGTCGAGTCTGAATATGTCGATCTTTGCGATTCATTCCACTATGATGCTAACGAGAGACTCGACGGCAAGTTCTACCGCACTGCCTCAAAGGCTTTTACCCGCAAGATCGCCGCCTGTGAGAGCCGCGTCCCTGTCGTTACTGGTTTCTTTGGCAACGTTCCTGGCAGTCTCATCGACGGTGACATCGGTCGTGGCTACACTGATCTTTGTGCAGCCCTCTGCGCCGTGGgcgtcaaggctgaggaacTTCAGGTCTGgaaggaggttgatggtATCTTTTCAGCCGATCCCTCCAAGGTGCCCACCGCACGCCTGCTCTCGTCCATCACGCCCTCCGAAGCAGCTGAGTTGACATTTTATGGCTCAGAGGTTATCCACCACCTCACTATGGACCAGGTCATCCGTGCTGAACCGCCTATCCCCATTCGTATCAAGAATGTTAAGAACCCTCGCGGCAATGGCACTATTGTCGTTCCAGACCGCATCCTCTCGGCCAGCCATCAACTTACACGGGACTCTCCCAAGCCTCAGGCAGAACACAAGAAGCCGAAGCGACCCACAGCCGTCACCATCAAGGACCACATCAGCGTTATCAATGTGCATTCGAATAAAAGATCGATTTCGCACGGGTTCTTCGCTCGCGTCTTTTCTATCCTGGACACTTACTCCATCTCAGTCGATCTTATCTCTACTTCTGAGGTTCACGTCTCTATGGCTATTCACTCGAGCAGTCAGCAGGTCGAGGCTTTTGGCAAAGCCACCAAGGAGCTTGCTGAGTGTGGTGATGTGAGCGTGCTCAACGACATGGCTATTCTGAGCTTGGTTGGTgctgagatgaagaacaTGGTCGGTATTGCAGGTCGCATGTTTTCTACTCTGGGAGAACACAATGTCAACCTCGAGATGATCTCACAAG GTGCCAGTGAGATCAACATCTCTTGCGTGATAAGTGCACGAGATGCTACTCGGGCTATGAATGTGTTGCACACACATCTCTTCACATTCCTTGAGTGA
- a CDS encoding hypothetical protein (At least one base has a quality score < 10), with protein MEHNMDITDQNQAQGPTTRAAIRSTRRPLSRASTASLNSLEQPAFADASDMYSGQWIPAQHGQVHPNGQVHPNAHVHGHAQVKDMNTPQMSAEDIMMAQQLQASQEYSMDASMSAPMGHQMQYQQPKHPMQRHPLPAEQYNSHASFTEGDSQMMERDDNDENSFAGMIGAPKPASNRSSANNEIEMRALFKANEHRSLPDVASELHGNERGPNSERTRQVFAMLWIHGVCERGKGSVPRGRVYANYASRCATERITVLNPASFGKLVRVLFPGLKTRRLGVRGESKYHYVNFTLKEDQAEVREPSVQPTRALPEPPAFTQSFNTLPSQTTISLSQGALPSPQIGSTEANPAPVLQKSGFQSRSIYNQPQIANIAHLSSSTTKTQLELSFRPESEGPVDPEEPLILPNLEPYLPQGTDPDAAKSLFALYRAHCTSLVDCIRFCKEKTFFHLYGAFQGTLTMPVLKLFGNPALAPWIEECDFILYQRMMSIVSGLKLQVVPKYVLDIFRSISDRLVMHIRESFQGQPQHVIRAKEGPAALFVGLIDRALRVNLTAHAAANFLSSREQRNQMYIDWITTIRPRKIAECVPTRGMDDVVNLLLNEIRDLVDPADVPWEVECLTIYGDVLSRKGRPSDSDVDGGAEASGEKGESYQLDRWVTFLNSLPTRFPYASASDIMLCVERIGTAVMRDLTMNQGKSFSSWWVTKTWIDELVCFMVEEGGFMKQKRSQTTWSTTPTPPQATKDTSRQPSRYSSGSDEFNLNNSSQNQGERAPFPPANKPNQNSMGMSGGDVHDDSGIGIRTPEEDFPMDKFGFTGTDNQEHALLEGAEFTVDEL; from the exons ATGGAGCATAACA TGGATATAACAGACCAGaatcaagctcaaggtccAACCACCCGCGCCGCCATTAGATCGACACGACGACCGTTATCCCGtgcttcaacagcttcactCAACAGCTTAGAGCAGCCTGCCTTTGCCGACGCTTCAGACATGTACAGCGGGCAATGGATACCGGCCCAGCATGGACAGGTTCATCCAAATGGTCAAGTGCACCCAAATGCACACGTCCACGGCCATGCCCAGGTTAAGGATATGAACACGCCTCAAATGTCAGCAGAGGATATTATGATGGCTCAGCAGCTCCAAGCGAGCCAGGAGTACTCGATGGATGCTTCGATGAGTGCACCAATGGGTCACCAGATGCAATACCAACAACCAAAACACCCCATGCAACGGCACCCGTTACCCGCTGAGCAGTATAACAGCCATGCCAGTTTCACCGAGGGAGATAGCCAAATGATGGAGAGGGACGATAATGATGAGAATTCCTTTGCTGGAATGATTGGAGCCCCAAAGCCCGCGTCCAATAGATCGAGTGCAAACAACGAGATTGAAATGAGAGCTCTATTCAAAGCCAACGAGCATCGCAGCCTTCCTGACGTGGCCAGCGAGCTTCATGGAAATGAGCGAGGTCCAAACTCAGAGCGAACCCGACAGGTGTTTGCAATGCTCTG GATCCATGGGGTTTGTGAAAGGGGCAAGGGTTCCGTTCCTCGAGGACGAGTATACGCCAACTACGCGTCGAGATGCGCTACCGAAAGAATCACCGTACTTAATCCCGCTAGCTTCGGGAAGCTTGTTAGGGTGTTGTTTCCCGGTCTAAAGACACGGCGACTCGGTGTTCGCGGAGAGTCCAAATATCATTATGTGAACTTCACACTCAAGGAGGACCAAGCCGAGGTTAGGGAGCCTTCAGTGCAGCCAACCCGCGCTCTCCCAGAACCCCCGGCCTTCACTCAAAGCTTCAA CACTCTTCCTTCACAAACGACTATCAGTTTGAGCCAAGGGGCCCTTCCGTCCCCTCAAATTGGCAGCACTGAGGCCAACCCGGCCCCAGTATTGCAAAAGTCCGGCTTCCAGTCACGTAGCATCTACAACCAGCCACAGATTGCCAACATTGCCCACCTCAGCTCCAGCACAACAAAGACCCAGCTCGAACTCAGCTTTCGTCCCGAGTCTGAGGGGCCTGTTGACCCTGAGGAACCTCTTATTCTTCCTAACCTCGAGCCTTACCTCCCTCAAGGCACCGACCCCGACGCTGCCAAGTCTCTATTCGCATTGTATCGCGCTCACTGCACATCACTAGTCGATTGTATCCGTTTCTGTAAAGAGAAGACTTTCTTCCATCTTTATGGTGCTTTCCAAGGGACTCTCACCATGCCTGTGTTAAAACTATTTGGGAACCCGGCCTTGGCTCCTTGGATTGAGGAGTGTGATTTCATCCTCTACCAGCGTATGATGAGCATCGTATCTGGTTTGAAACTCCAGGTTGTTCCTAAGTATGTGTTGGATATTTTTAGGTCCATTTCGGACAGACTGGTGATGCACATTCGCGAGTCTTTCCAAGGCCAGCCACAGCATGTAATCCGTGCTAAGGAGGGACCCGCGGCACTTTTTGTTGGACTTATCGACCGCGCGTTGAGAGTCAACTTGACAGCTCACGCTGCTGCTAACTTTCTGTCGTCCCGTGAGCAGCGCAATCAGATGTATATCGACTGGATCACAACAATTCGGCCTCGAAAAATTGCCGAATGTGTTCCTACTCGGGGTATGGACGATGTTGTGAATCTTCTGCTTAACGAGATTCGAGATCTCGTTGATCCTGCAGACGTGCCTTGGGAGGTGGAATGCCTTACTATATATGGAGATGTTTTGTCGCGCAAAGGTCGGCCATCTGATAGTGATGTCGACGGTGGCGCAGAAGCTTCCGGCGAAAAGGGCGAGTCATATCAGCTTGATCGTTGGGTAACATTCCTCAACAGTCTACCGACCAGGTTTCCTTACGCCTCAGCGAGCGACATCATGCTATGCGTCGAGAGAATTGGTACTGCTGTGATGCGAGACCTCACCATGAACCAGGGTAAGAGCTTCAGTTCATGGTGGGTGACCAAAACATGGATAGATGAACTGGTCTGCTTTATGGTGGAGGAGGGAGGGTTCATGAAGCAAAAAAGGAGCCAGACAACGTGGTCGACAACGCCCACGCCACCCCAAGCAACAAAAGATACGAGCCGGCAACCCTCCCGATACAGCAGCGGCAGTGACGAATTCAACCTGAACAACTCATCACAAAACCAAGGGGAACGTGCCCCTTTTCCCCCGGCCAACAAACCTAACCAGAATTCGATGGGTATGAGTGGGGGCGATGTCCACGACGATAGCGGAATCGGTATTAGGACGCCCGAGGAAGACTTCCCCATGGACAAGTTTGGCTTCACCGGCACAGACAACCAGGAGCATGCCCTGTTGGAAGGGGCAGAATTCACTGTTGATGAGCTTTGA
- a CDS encoding hypothetical protein (At least one base has a quality score < 10): protein MYSGQWIPAQHGQVHPNGQVHPNAHVHGHAQVKDMNTPQMSAEDIMMAQQLQASQEYSMDASMSAPMGHQMQYQQPKHPMQRHPLPAEQYNSHASFTEGDSQMMERDDNDENSFAGMIGAPKPASNRSSANNEIEMRALFKANEHRSLPDVASELHGNERGPNSERTRQVFAMLWIHGVCERGKGSVPRGRVYANYASRCATERITVLNPASFGKLVRVLFPGLKTRRLGVRGESKYHYVNFTLKEDQAEVREPSVQPTRALPEPPAFTQSFNTLPSQTTISLSQGALPSPQIGSTEANPAPVLQKSGFQSRSIYNQPQIANIAHLSSSTTKTQLELSFRPESEGPVDPEEPLILPNLEPYLPQGTDPDAAKSLFALYRAHCTSLVDCIRFCKEKTFFHLYGAFQGTLTMPVLKLFGNPALAPWIEECDFILYQRMMSIVSGLKLQVVPKYVLDIFRSISDRLVMHIRESFQGQPQHVIRAKEGPAALFVGLIDRALRVNLTAHAAANFLSSREQRNQMYIDWITTIRPRKIAECVPTRGMDDVVNLLLNEIRDLVDPADVPWEVECLTIYGDVLSRKGRPSDSDVDGGAEASGEKGESYQLDRWVTFLNSLPTRFPYASASDIMLCVERIGTAVMRDLTMNQGKSFSSWWVTKTWIDELVCFMVEEGGFMKQKRSQTTWSTTPTPPQATKDTSRQPSRYSSGSDEFNLNNSSQNQGERAPFPPANKPNQNSMGMSGGDVHDDSGIGIRTPEEDFPMDKFGFTGTDNQEHALLEGAEFTVDEL, encoded by the exons ATGTACAGCGGGCAATGGATACCGGCCCAGCATGGACAGGTTCATCCAAATGGTCAAGTGCACCCAAATGCACACGTCCACGGCCATGCCCAGGTTAAGGATATGAACACGCCTCAAATGTCAGCAGAGGATATTATGATGGCTCAGCAGCTCCAAGCGAGCCAGGAGTACTCGATGGATGCTTCGATGAGTGCACCAATGGGTCACCAGATGCAATACCAACAACCAAAACACCCCATGCAACGGCACCCGTTACCCGCTGAGCAGTATAACAGCCATGCCAGTTTCACCGAGGGAGATAGCCAAATGATGGAGAGGGACGATAATGATGAGAATTCCTTTGCTGGAATGATTGGAGCCCCAAAGCCCGCGTCCAATAGATCGAGTGCAAACAACGAGATTGAAATGAGAGCTCTATTCAAAGCCAACGAGCATCGCAGCCTTCCTGACGTGGCCAGCGAGCTTCATGGAAATGAGCGAGGTCCAAACTCAGAGCGAACCCGACAGGTGTTTGCAATGCTCTG GATCCATGGGGTTTGTGAAAGGGGCAAGGGTTCCGTTCCTCGAGGACGAGTATACGCCAACTACGCGTCGAGATGCGCTACCGAAAGAATCACCGTACTTAATCCCGCTAGCTTCGGGAAGCTTGTTAGGGTGTTGTTTCCCGGTCTAAAGACACGGCGACTCGGTGTTCGCGGAGAGTCCAAATATCATTATGTGAACTTCACACTCAAGGAGGACCAAGCCGAGGTTAGGGAGCCTTCAGTGCAGCCAACCCGCGCTCTCCCAGAACCCCCGGCCTTCACTCAAAGCTTCAA CACTCTTCCTTCACAAACGACTATCAGTTTGAGCCAAGGGGCCCTTCCGTCCCCTCAAATTGGCAGCACTGAGGCCAACCCGGCCCCAGTATTGCAAAAGTCCGGCTTCCAGTCACGTAGCATCTACAACCAGCCACAGATTGCCAACATTGCCCACCTCAGCTCCAGCACAACAAAGACCCAGCTCGAACTCAGCTTTCGTCCCGAGTCTGAGGGGCCTGTTGACCCTGAGGAACCTCTTATTCTTCCTAACCTCGAGCCTTACCTCCCTCAAGGCACCGACCCCGACGCTGCCAAGTCTCTATTCGCATTGTATCGCGCTCACTGCACATCACTAGTCGATTGTATCCGTTTCTGTAAAGAGAAGACTTTCTTCCATCTTTATGGTGCTTTCCAAGGGACTCTCACCATGCCTGTGTTAAAACTATTTGGGAACCCGGCCTTGGCTCCTTGGATTGAGGAGTGTGATTTCATCCTCTACCAGCGTATGATGAGCATCGTATCTGGTTTGAAACTCCAGGTTGTTCCTAAGTATGTGTTGGATATTTTTAGGTCCATTTCGGACAGACTGGTGATGCACATTCGCGAGTCTTTCCAAGGCCAGCCACAGCATGTAATCCGTGCTAAGGAGGGACCCGCGGCACTTTTTGTTGGACTTATCGACCGCGCGTTGAGAGTCAACTTGACAGCTCACGCTGCTGCTAACTTTCTGTCGTCCCGTGAGCAGCGCAATCAGATGTATATCGACTGGATCACAACAATTCGGCCTCGAAAAATTGCCGAATGTGTTCCTACTCGGGGTATGGACGATGTTGTGAATCTTCTGCTTAACGAGATTCGAGATCTCGTTGATCCTGCAGACGTGCCTTGGGAGGTGGAATGCCTTACTATATATGGAGATGTTTTGTCGCGCAAAGGTCGGCCATCTGATAGTGATGTCGACGGTGGCGCAGAAGCTTCCGGCGAAAAGGGCGAGTCATATCAGCTTGATCGTTGGGTAACATTCCTCAACAGTCTACCGACCAGGTTTCCTTACGCCTCAGCGAGCGACATCATGCTATGCGTCGAGAGAATTGGTACTGCTGTGATGCGAGACCTCACCATGAACCAGGGTAAGAGCTTCAGTTCATGGTGGGTGACCAAAACATGGATAGATGAACTGGTCTGCTTTATGGTGGAGGAGGGAGGGTTCATGAAGCAAAAAAGGAGCCAGACAACGTGGTCGACAACGCCCACGCCACCCCAAGCAACAAAAGATACGAGCCGGCAACCCTCCCGATACAGCAGCGGCAGTGACGAATTCAACCTGAACAACTCATCACAAAACCAAGGGGAACGTGCCCCTTTTCCCCCGGCCAACAAACCTAACCAGAATTCGATGGGTATGAGTGGGGGCGATGTCCACGACGATAGCGGAATCGGTATTAGGACGCCCGAGGAAGACTTCCCCATGGACAAGTTTGGCTTCACCGGCACAGACAACCAGGAGCATGCCCTGTTGGAAGGGGCAGAATTCACTGTTGATGAGCTTTGA
- a CDS encoding protein yop-1: MSAQDKAQQYLGQLDRELSKYPALNNLEKQAGVPKAYAAIGVGALYFFLIIFNLGGQLLTNLAGFVIPGYYSLGALFTHNKEDDTQWLTYWVVFSLFTVIESFVQVVYWFPFYFVFKFIFLLWLSLPAFRGAELIFRSFLAPTLGRYFQQTGSTASGLRAKADGLDKTE, from the exons ATGTCCGCCCAAGATAAGGCTCAGCAATACCTTGGTCAGCTCGACCGCGAG CTCTCCAAGTACCCCGCcctcaacaacctcgagaagcaggctgGTGTTCCCAAGGCCTATGCCGCCATCGGTGTCGGCGCTCTCTACTTCTTCCTCATTATCTTCAACCTCGGAGGCCAGCTTCTGACCAACTTGGCTGGTTTCGTCATCCCCGGCTACTACTCTCTTGGTGCTCTCTTCACCCACAACAAGGAGGATGATACTCAGTGGTTGACT TATTGGGTCgtcttctctcttttcacTGTGATTGAGAGCTTCGTCCAGGTCGTCTACTGGTTCCCCTTCTACTTCGTCTTCAAGTttatcttcctcctctggcTCTCTCTCCCTGCCTTCCG GGGTGCTGAGCTCATCTTCCGATCTTTCCTGGCCCCTACCCTCGGCCGATACTTCCAGCAGACCGGCTCGACTGCCTCTGGCCTCCGTGCCAAGGCTGACGGCCTCGACAAGACCGAGTAA